A region from the Arachis ipaensis cultivar K30076 chromosome B01, Araip1.1, whole genome shotgun sequence genome encodes:
- the LOC107643999 gene encoding zinc finger protein ZAT3-like yields the protein MQYNCNNCYLRIPGMNDINNYSSFAADSGSLDSNHSCLMVAVGSVGVEFAPSSSSSSSSSLTRCRKPRKKSAKLISIMEEEGVKGNKNRDSEEAPKITRPCTQCGKKFWSWKALYGHMRCHPERPWRGINPPRNLIPPPLDTSGVTVEDQEVATCLLLLANSGRETVKNDESNEVKIVECGDSYHYKEFECSSCKRVFGSHQALGGHRASHKNVKGCFAITRTTTEDHLLNINLLAHADHGDGDGDGIASHQCSICLRVFPSGQALGGHKRCHWEKAEIDETDGSTSTLLPVDLNLPAPIDQHYYHCSSSTLTLDLRLGL from the coding sequence ATGCAATATAACTGCAACAACTGCTATTTACGAATCCCAGGCATGAACGACATTAACAACTACTCTTCCTTCGCCGCCGATTCAGGTTCTCTGGACTCAAATCATTCATGCTTGATGGTTGCGGTTGGAAGTGTCGGTGTTGAGTTTGCACCTTCGTcgtcttcttcatcatcatcatctcttACTCGGTGCCGTAAACCTAGAAAGAAGAGCGCTAAACTGATAAGCATAATGGAAGAAGAAGGAGTGAAAGGTAACAAGAACCGAGACTCGGAGGAGGCGCCGAAGATCACGCGTCCATGCACCCAGTGCGGCAAGAAATTCTGGTCATGGAAGGCTCTCTATGGCCACATGCGGTGCCACCCTGAGCGGCCGTGGCGAGGCATAAATCCTCCTCGGAACCTCATCCCACCACCACTAGACACGAGCGGCGTCACAGTGGAGGATCAAGAGGTTGCCACGTGTCTCCTGCTGCTAGCGAACAGTGGGAGGGAGACGGTTAAAAATGATGAGTCTAATGAAGTGAAGATAGTGGAATGTGGAGATTCTTATCATTACAAAGAATTTGAGTGCTCCAGTTGCAAGAGAGTGTTTGGATCTCATCAAGCACTGGGAGGGCACAGAGCAAGTCACAAGAACGTCAAGGGCTGCTTTGCCATTACTCGGACCACCACCGAGGATCATCTACTAAACATTAACCTCCTCGCGCATGCTGACCACGGCGACGGCGACGGCGACGGCATCGCCAGCCACCAGTGTAGCATATGCCTCAGGGTGTTCCCCAGTGGCCAGGCTCTTGGTGGACACAAGAGGTGTCATTGGGAGAAAGCTGAGATTGATGAGACTGATGGGTCAACGTCAACACTACTCCCTGTTGACCTCAATTTGCCTGCTCCTATTGATCAACACTACTACCATTGCTCTTCTTCAACACTCACTCTGGATTTGAGGTTGGGTCTTTAA
- the LOC107632723 gene encoding actin-related protein 2/3 complex subunit 1A: MAVTAVHQLAQCITCHAWSADRSMVALCPNNSEVHIYRLVEDKWEKVHVLQKHDQIISGIDWGARSNKIVTASHDRNSYVWNLERSEWVPTLVILRLNRAALCVQWSPKENKFAVGSGAKTVCICYYEQENNWWVSKLIRKRHDSSVTSVSWHPDNILVASTSTDGKCRIFSTFIKGVDARDPKKESRFGELIVQLDLSSSWTFGVKWSPSGNTLAYVGHNSVIYFVDDVGPSPLAQNVVFRDLPLRDVLFVSEKMVIGVGYDCIPMVFAADERGIWSFIRYLGERKAVSSGSRYGSQFSEAFGKFYGQAKLGVSNDAVETSRTRGVVHENCINSIIPLSRQGTQIRRFSTSGLDGKIVMWDLETEQDLLELLVH, encoded by the exons TGGTTGCATTATGTCCAAACAACAGTGAAGTTCACATCTATAGATTGGTTGAAGACAAATGGGAAAAGGTGCATGTTCTCCAAAAG CATGACCAGATAATATCTGGGATAGACTGGGGCGCGAGATCAAATAAAATAGTTACTGCCTCCCATGATCGGAATTC ATATGTCTGGAACCTTGAGAGATCAGAATGGGTGCCCACACTTGTTATCCTTAGGCTAAACCGGGCTGCTCTCTGTGTTCAGTGGAGTCCGAAAG AAAACAAGTTCGCAGTGGGAAGTGGAGCCAAAACTGTTTGTATATGCTACTATGAGCAGGAAAACAACTG GTGGGTCAGCAAACTAATCAGGAAAAGACATGATTCTTCAGTGACAAGTGTCTCTTGGCATCCTGATAAT ATTCTGGTTGCATCAACATCCACAGATGGAAAATGCCGAATATTTTCCACCTTTATAAAAGGTGTAGATGCAAG GGATCCAAAAAAAGAGTCAAGGTTTGGAGAG TTAATTGTTCAGCTTGATTTGTCATCATCTTGGACTTTTGGAGTCAAGTGGTCACCAAGTGGAAATACTTTAGCTTACGTAG GCCATAATTCTGTGATATATTTTGTTGATGATGTCGGTCCTTCTCCTTTGGCTCAAAATGTTGTGTTCCGTGATTTGCCTCTCCGTGAT GTGTTATTTGTTTCTGAGAAAATGGTGATAGGCGTGGGATATGATTGCATCCCAATGGTCTTTGCTGCAGATGAAAGAGGAATTTG GAGTTTTATCAGGTATCTTGGAGAACGGAAAGCAGTATCATCTGGATCAAGATATGGCTCACAG TTTTCTGAAGCATTTGGGAAGTTTTATGGCCAAGCCAAGCTTGGAGTGAGCAATGATGCCGTCGAAACTTCAAGAACACGTGGAGTTGTACACGAAAACTGTATAAA TTCTATCATCCCTCTTAGCAGGCAAGGGACACAGATAAGGCGATTCAGCACATCAG GATTGGATGGAAAAATAGTCATGTGGGATTTGGAAACTGAGCAAGATCTTTTGGAACTTTTAGTACATTAG